One window from the genome of Yarrowia lipolytica chromosome 1B, complete sequence encodes:
- a CDS encoding uncharacterized protein (Compare to YALI0B03916g, similar to uniprot|P40029 Saccharomyces cerevisiae YER042w MXR1 Peptide methionine sulfoxide reductase (EC 1. 8.4.6) (Protein-methionine-S-oxide reductase) (Peptide Met(O) reductase)) encodes MTASQEPGISPTIKFGPSKLDVITVAGGCFWGIEHMYRKHYTDKGLVDCKVGYSGGSIDNPDYKSVCAGSTGHFESLQVTFDSAQVSYEELADFFFKIHDPTQTDGQGPKNIGTQYLSGLFTHNEDQQARALAVKKKLEDQWFAKPIATVIQPIENFWDAEDYHQNYFVSNEGYHCPTHFLRTTPEK; translated from the coding sequence ATGACCGCGTCCCAGGAACCCGGAATCTCGCCCACCATCAAGTTTGGGCCCTCCAAGCTCGACGTCATCACAGTGGCAGGAGGATGCTTCTGGGGAATCGAACACATGTACCGAAAGCATTACACCGATAAGGGCCTGGTGGACTGCAAGGTGGGGTACTCTGGAGGTTCTATTGACAACCCAGACTACAAGAGCGTGTGTGCTGGCTCCACGGGCCATTTCGAGTCCCTTCAAGTCACGTTTGATTCGGCTCAAGTCTCGTATGAAGAGTTGGCCgatttcttcttcaagatCCATGATCCCACACAGACTGATGGCCAGGGACCCAAGAACATTGGTACCCAGTATCTATCAGGTCTTTTCACACACAATGAAGACCAGCAAGCACGTGCGTTGGCTGTCAAGAAGAAACTGGAAGACCAGTGGTTCGCTAAACCCATTGCGACGGTCATCCAGCCCATTGAGAACTTCTGGGACGCCGAAGACTACCATCAAAACTACTTTGTCAGCAACGAGGGCTATCATTGTCCCACCCACTTTCTCAGAACTACCCCTGAAAAGTAG
- a CDS encoding uncharacterized protein (Compare to YALI0B03850g, no similarity): MDATLVREKVVARVPWMELDLSDNRFSTWMACARVIRARNRATQKPGSVWTSGSDFRTLFPMCKPKEVFIDPVNVEGALPQSYTPVFNDSVFRGIGTDSDFSLKGEEIHLENGRWNIKTLEVAFGNQHTHVKNINETGRAIVNPEDGYEVMTSNETVIHLRCNTGVLPTDIIAHRPTITETYTSRSDLYQVAIRLPSFDNFCVPFVHLLPNKSTKALVGVHVKSGNSESLYKEEKTWVYLIDTLDFTKVTLITVLPARPIQWSELLRENWLDEVNRMAPNRDFDVTYYQGLLYIYCNGRIVPLWTDCGIEDDDNITPFASPQNHMAGYHRTRLRTWFNTGKPVICTVSGYLPDPPNDSRLVREGKYITLSGTEGRLVGDLKTDTSYIARDRLKMGSFLFPGVENGQPMFYRWKRSTLLSVLGLLRGSEQDGITEKVKQLFNADAPSSWNEESCSDREARLGVYRNWAAIARSGFKFSMRDISFMAPNLCLKRMDHHEQ, from the coding sequence ATGGATGCCACCCTGGTGCGTGAAAAGGTTGTCGCACGGGTTCCATGGATGGAACTTGACTTATCCGATAACCGGTTCAGCACCTGGATGGCTTGTGCTCGAGTCATACGGGCGAGAAATAGGGCTACTCAGAAACCCGGTTCGGTGTGGACCTCAGGATCAGATTTCCGCACACTCTTTCCCATGTGCAAACCAAAGGAAGTGTTCATCGATCCTGTCAATGTTGAAGGAGCTCTTCCACAGTCGTACACACCTGTATTCAACGACTCTGTCTTCCGTGGTATTGGAACGGACTCAGACTTTTCGCTCAAGGGCGAAGAGATTCATCTCGAGAATGGCAGATGGAACATCAAGACACTGGAGGTAGCATTTGGTAATCAACACACACATGTCAAGAATATCAATGAAACTGGACGGGCTATTGTCAACCCTGAAGATGGATACGAGGTCATGACCTCAAATGAAACGGTGATCCATTTAAGATGCAACACGGGGGTTCTTCCTACTGATATCATTGCTCACAGACCTACGATAACCGAAACATACACCTCCAGGTCAGACCTCTATCAAGTGGCCATCAGATTGCCCTCATTTGATAACTTCTGTGTTCCATTCGTTCACCTGCTTCCTAATAAGTCTACCAAAGCTCTTGTAGGAGTTCATGTCAAATCTGGCAATTCCGAGTCACTTtacaaggaggagaagacgtgGGTGTATCTCATTGACACCTTGGATTTCACCAAAGTGACGTTGATAACCGTGCTTCCAGCACGACCCATACAATGGAGTGAACTTCTACGTGAGAATTGGCTTGATGAAGTGAATAGAATGGCTCCTAATCGCGACTTTGACGTTACCTACTACCAAGGTCTTTTGTATATTTACTGCAATGGCCGTATTGTGCCATTATGGACCGATTGTGGCATTGAAGATGACGACAATATCACTCCATTTGCGTCTCCACAGAACCATATGGCTGGCTACCATCGCACCCGACTGAGGACGTGGTTCAACACCGGCAAGCCGGTTATTTGTACCGTCTCAGGGTACTTGCCTGATCCTCCAAACGATAGTAGACTTGTTAGAGAGGGAAAATACATCACACTGAGTGGAACGGAAGGGAGATTGGTGGGCGACCTGAAGACTGATACTTCATATATCGCTAGAGATAGATTGAAGATGGGTTCCTTCTTGTTTCCAGGTGTTGAAAATGGACAACCAATGTTTTACCGATGGAAAAGAAGCACCCTATTATCTGTCCTGGGACTGTTACGAGGCTCTGAACAAGACGGTATAACAGAGAAGGTCAAACAGCTATTCAATGCCGATGCACCGTCTAGCTGGAACGAAGAAAGCTGCTCAGATAGAGAAGCCAGACTAGGAGTGTATCGCAATTGGGCAGCCATAGCCCGTTCGGGATTCAAGTTTAGTATGAGAGACATTTCCTTCATGGCTCCAAACTTATGCCTGAAGAGAATGGATCATCATGAGCAATAA
- a CDS encoding uncharacterized protein (Compare to YALI0B03938g, no similarity) — protein sequence MLPPELFSEVCLHLNIKDIYNLSHVNRELNGLVSDDLFRTKLLKHCPFYDLSNSPHSTWKECASTYISREGAICKEVSETKDYVVHTDNHILSGFVSLSNTCNDSILSLGQSISLDGSKVTFDQLATTVDVATGETVDQSATEGPSFKDGTYTGFHGISMRISTSIHAHMTAVESPEVLAVLTGWGFNYQRLMVKYRSSEGLDPDYVGEHINQLDRVFVSAGHVFLKSVSNWTYLLQGDTFIPVVFQPQTTREYPFLLCYNGLLMHFSGTTVEVFHVDLENKELRGGKGVSFTHSSSGFSGNLYKLIQVADNPRYAIEYNINRTICGVWDFKQMKYMRRQYNDNRKALQLVGVEDGKVEWQLYTREYMEVLLGRRLEWGEEVVHEYGDL from the coding sequence ATGCTGCCACCTGAACTCTTCTCGGAAGTATGTCTGCATCTCAACATCAAAGACATCTACAActtgagtcacgtgaacagGGAGCTCAATGGACTGGTATCAGATGACTTGTTCAGGACTAAGCTTCTAAAACACTGCCCGTTCTACGATCTGAGCAACTCTCCGCATTCAACATGGAAGGAGTGTGCGTCGACGTATATttcgagagaaggagcgaTTTGCAAGGAGGTATCAGAGACCAAGGACTACGTGGTTCACACAGACAACCACATTTTGTCTGGATTTGTCTCTCTATCCAACACTTGCAACGATTCCATCCTTTCTTTGGGTCAGAGTATCAGTCTGGATGGATCAAAAGTTACGTTTGACCAACTTGCAACAACTGTGGACGTTGCTACAGGTGAGACTGTTGATCAATCAGCAACGGAAGGCCCCAGCTTCAAGGATGGAACATATACGGGCTTCCATGGCATATCAATGCGCATTTCAACAAGCATTCACGCTCATATGACGGCCGTGGAGTCACCGGAAGTCCTTGCTGTCCTCACAGGCTGGGGGTTCAACTACCAAAGACTCATGGTAAAGTATCGGTCTTCCGAAGGTCTTGACCCGGACTATGTGGGAGAGCATATTAACCAATTGGACAGAGTATTTGTCAGTGCAGGTCACGTGTTCTTGAAATCTGTCAGCAATTGGACCTATTTACTACAAGGCGACACGTTCATTCCAGTTGTCTTCCAGCCTCAAACAACTCGGGAGTACCCCTTTTTGCTCTGCTACAATGGCCTGTTGATGCATTTTAGTGGCACTACAGTGGAGGTGTTCCAtgttgatctggagaacaaggagttGAGAGGCGGTAAGGGCGTCTCGTTCACTCATAGTAGCTCCGGGTTCTCCGGAAACCTCTACAAGCTCATCCAGGTTGCCGACAATCCTCGATATGCGATAGAGTATAACATCAACAGGACAATCTGTGGGGTGTGGGACTTCAAACAGATGAAGTACATGCGACGGCAGTACAATGACAACAGGAAGGCGTTGCAGCTAGTAGGAGTGGAAGATGGAAAGGTGGAGTGGCAGCTGTACACGAGAGAGTACATGGAGGTGCTTCTAGGTAGACGATTAGAGTGGGGGGAAGAGGTTGTTCACGAATATGGAGATTTATAA